In Bacteroidota bacterium, the genomic window GCCGCCTGCCTATGAAGATTTAGCAACTGAATCAGAAGTTCTATTTACCGGGATTAAAGTAATTGATCTTCTAGAGCCTTATGCCAAAGGAGGTAAAATTGGTCTCTTTGGAGGAGCAGGAGTAGATAAGACTGTGTTAATCATGGAACTTATCAATAACATCGCTAAAGCCTATGCTGGCCTTTCTGTTTTTGCGGGTGTAGGTGAAAGAACACGGGAAGGGAATGATTTGCTGCGTGAAATGATTGAGTCGAACGTGGTGAAATATGGTGATGATTTTAAACACAGCATGGAAAAGGGCGGATGGGATCTGTCAAAAGTTGATCCTAAGGCGCTATCCGAATCTCAGGCTACGCTAGTATTTGGTCAGATGAACGAACCGCCAGGTGCACGGGCACGAGTGGCTCTTTCCGGTCTTACCATCGCAGAATATTTCCGTGATGGAGACAAAAATGATGCCAAAGGTGGTCGCGATATTCTATTCTTTATTGATAATATTTTCCGCTTCACACAAGCAGGTTCAGAGGTATCAGCCCTTCTTGGTCGTATGCCTTCTGCGGTAGGTTACCAACCTACATTGGCAACAGAGATGGGATTGATGCAAGAACGAATCACTTCTACTAAAAGAGGTTCAATTACTTCTGTTCAGGCAGTATATGTACCTGCGGATGACTTGACTGATCCGGCTCCTGCAAC contains:
- a CDS encoding F0F1 ATP synthase subunit beta, with translation MANVGKIKQIIGPVVDVSFDAAGSKLPQIMSALQVTRDNGQKVILEVQQHLGEDSVRTVAMDSTDGLRRGMDAADLGAPITMPVGESIKGRLFNVIGEAIDGINIPVSREGGYPIHRMPPAYEDLATESEVLFTGIKVIDLLEPYAKGGKIGLFGGAGVDKTVLIMELINNIAKAYAGLSVFAGVGERTREGNDLLREMIESNVVKYGDDFKHSMEKGGWDLSKVDPKALSESQATLVFGQMNEPPGARARVALSGLTIAEYFRDGDKNDAKGGRDILFFIDNIFRFTQAGSEVSALLGRMPSAVGYQPTLATEMGLMQERITSTKRGSITSVQAVYVPADDLTDPAPATTFAHLDATTVLSRKIAELGIYPAVDPLDSTSRILSADVLGAEHYGCAMRVKEILQRYKE